Proteins from a genomic interval of Schistosoma mansoni strain Puerto Rico chromosome 2, complete genome:
- a CDS encoding mouse mitotic checkpoint protein-related, translated as MDKPQMIGHITKSVDFTLFDCKWIPVSSKFAVVGSKPRGTGAIQIYDVSAKDIQLISESEKSSSFKCCTFSASMLPQRHLATGAFNGRLAIWDISSDGRLDNPIYGVQAHKEIINAIDGVGGLGVGEGAPEIATGSRDGVVKVWDPRQAKLPVATMEPVSPDGKENSVTENRRDCWTVAFGHAYNKHDRCLTAGYDNGDIKLFDLRAMKVRWEANIKNGVCCLQFDRKDISMNKLVATTLEGKIHVWDMRTQHPKKGFASLVEKNQGATVWQVSHLPQQRDIFMTAGGNGSLCLWQYHYPSKRQKIVREADPEGNGDIEVSQGVIGHLTQLQNVTLSNQPICSIDWCPDKLGLAVCVAFDQAIRILIVTKLNKF; from the exons ATGGATAAGCCACAAATGATAGGACATATAACTAAATCTGTCGACTTCACACTTTTCGATTGTAAATGGATTCCAGTTAGTTCCAAGTTTGCAGTTGTTGGTTCGAAGCCCAGAGGAACTGGCGCTATTCAAATATACGATGTCTCTGCGAAAGATATTCAACTGATATCCGAA AGTGAAAAAAGTAGCTCGTTTAAATGTTGTACATTTAGTGCATCCATGCTTCCCCAAAGACATTTAGCTACTGGAGCGTTTAATGGAAGACTAGCAATATGGGATATCAGTAGTGATGGACGCCTTGACAATCCAATATACGGCGTTCAAGCGCATAAAGAGATAATAAATGCGATAGACGGTGTTGGCGGACTTGGAGTTGGTGAAGGGGCTCCAGAAATTGCCACAGGTAGTAGGGATGGTGTAGTTAAGGTGTGGGACCCAAGACAAGCTAAACTCCCAGTAGCAACTATGGAACCTGTTTCACCTGATGGTAAGGAAAACTCAGTTACTGAAAATAGACGGGATTGCTGGACTGTTGCATTTGGCCACGCATATAATAAGCACGACAGATGCCTAACTGCAGGTTATGATAATGGTGATATAAAGCTGTTTGATCTACGAGCCATGAAGGTCCGTTGGGAGGCGAACATAAAGAATGGTGTCTGTTGTCTACAGTTTGACAGGAAAGATATATCTATGAATAAACTGGTAGCGACTACATTAGAAGGGAAAATACACGTATGGGATATGCGAACACAACATCCAAAGAAGGGGTTTGCATCATTAGTCGAGAAAAACCAAGGTGCTACTGTTTGGCAGGTAAGCCATCTACCTCAGCAACGTGATATATTTATGACTGCTGGTGGGAATGGATCCTTATGCTTATGGCAGTACCATTATCCCAGCAAACGTCAGAAGATAGTGAGGGAAGCAGATCCAGAGGGGAACGGCGATATCGAAGTCTCACAAGGTGTAATCGGCCACCTAACTCAGCTTCAAAATGTCACATTGTCCAATCAACCAATATGCAGCATAGACTGGTGCCCAGACAAGCTAGGGCTGGCGGTTTGTGTGGCATTCGATCAAGCAATCAGGATACTAATTGTTACAAAACTAAATAAATTCTAA